The following coding sequences are from one Thermofilaceae archaeon window:
- a CDS encoding TIGR00296 family protein → MALDLASLTKEDGEFLVKLAREAVVKYLTEFVRIEPPEGCPERLAEKAGVFVTIEKIARDATGIPRRTLRGCIGFPEPVLPLAEATIEAAIAAATEDPRFEPMTPDELKSVVFEVSVLSPPQLVQYSKPEELLEKIKVGRDGVIIEKGVLRGLLLPQVPVEYEWNAEEFLENACIKAGLPPDAWRTTRIKVYTFTARIFAEVYPEGEVVERVLSV, encoded by the coding sequence GTGGCTCTAGACCTGGCAAGCCTTACGAAGGAGGATGGAGAGTTCCTCGTCAAGCTGGCGAGGGAGGCGGTGGTGAAGTACCTCACCGAGTTCGTGAGGATCGAGCCCCCGGAGGGCTGCCCCGAGAGGCTCGCCGAGAAGGCGGGGGTCTTCGTCACAATCGAGAAGATCGCTCGGGACGCTACGGGCATCCCCAGGAGGACGCTGAGGGGGTGCATCGGCTTCCCCGAGCCCGTCCTACCGCTGGCCGAGGCGACGATCGAGGCTGCCATAGCCGCTGCGACGGAGGACCCCAGGTTCGAGCCGATGACGCCCGACGAGCTGAAAAGCGTGGTTTTCGAGGTTAGCGTCCTCTCGCCGCCCCAGCTCGTCCAGTACTCGAAGCCGGAGGAGCTGCTCGAGAAGATCAAGGTGGGGCGCGACGGGGTCATCATCGAGAAGGGGGTGCTGAGGGGCCTCCTCCTCCCGCAGGTCCCCGTCGAGTACGAGTGGAACGCTGAGGAATTCCTGGAGAACGCCTGCATTAAGGCCGGGCTCCCCCCGGACGCTTGGAGAACGACGAGGATCAAGGTCTACACGTTCACGGCTAGGATCTTCGCCGAAGTGTACCCGGAGGGTGAAGTGGTGGAGCGGGTGCTCAGCGTCTAG